From the Rhodospirillaceae bacterium genome, one window contains:
- a CDS encoding glycosyltransferase family 2 protein: protein MTVSAVIVTYWTGPVLFDCLDSVLAQPEITEILIVNNGNSAATVKQLQGLADSRKEFKVIDPGRNTGFAAGCNMGAEQANGDFLTFVNPDCVLQPGTITKILDVFEERSDAWLCGGRLQNPDGTEQQGSRREVLTPWRAVVEITRIDKLFPNHPYFRRFHMHESGTPDVIQEVPTVSGAFMVIPKRRYERVGGMDENLFLHLDDSDLCVRILKQGGKVLFCGNVPVMHHLSTSDVSRTFINWHKTRSTSYYFYKHFSDSYPSWFLGFITFLGWTRFFLITPFTLLKDCFGMIRRLITH from the coding sequence ATGACTGTGTCCGCCGTAATCGTAACTTATTGGACGGGTCCCGTTCTTTTTGATTGCTTGGACTCGGTATTAGCGCAACCTGAAATCACCGAAATTCTCATCGTAAATAATGGGAATTCGGCCGCTACTGTTAAGCAACTGCAAGGCCTTGCCGATAGTCGTAAAGAATTCAAAGTAATTGACCCTGGTCGGAATACCGGTTTTGCGGCTGGATGCAATATGGGCGCTGAGCAGGCAAACGGGGATTTTCTGACCTTTGTGAATCCTGACTGTGTACTTCAGCCGGGTACAATTACAAAAATCTTGGATGTTTTTGAAGAAAGGTCCGATGCCTGGCTGTGCGGCGGTAGGTTGCAAAATCCAGATGGAACGGAGCAACAAGGCAGCAGACGCGAAGTCTTAACGCCTTGGCGGGCGGTCGTGGAAATCACACGAATTGATAAACTATTTCCAAACCATCCATATTTTCGTCGGTTCCATATGCACGAAAGTGGTACACCAGATGTTATCCAGGAAGTTCCAACGGTGTCAGGGGCATTTATGGTGATCCCTAAACGCCGTTATGAGCGGGTTGGTGGCATGGATGAAAACCTATTTCTGCATCTCGACGACTCAGACCTATGTGTCAGAATTCTAAAGCAGGGCGGCAAGGTTCTTTTTTGTGGGAATGTTCCGGTGATGCATCACTTGAGTACCAGCGATGTTTCCAGAACATTTATTAATTGGCATAAAACCCGAAGTACCAGTTATTACTTCTATAAGCATTTTAGCGATAGTTACCCTTCCTGGTTCTTAGGCTTCATTACCTTTTTAGGATGGACTAGATTTTTTTTGATAACGCCGTTTACGCTCCTAAAAGATTGTTTTGGTATGATTCGTCGGCTTATAACGCACTAA
- a CDS encoding kinase — MIISRTPFRASLFGGGSDYPKWYRQFGGSVLGFAINKYCYISLRSLPPFFEHKHRVVYSRVETVNELSEIEHPAVRHILIEKGINSGIEIHHDGDLPARSGIGSSSSFSVGLLHALAASNGNMVSKQELAIEAIHFEQEIMKEHVGSQDQVWAAYGGMNRIDFYRDDKFDVAPLMLRKERQEKLMGSLMLFFSGVSRFAPEIAKDKIANLSQRENHMVRMVEMVKEAEEILSNPERDVDEIGSLLHESWMLKRELAKNVTTEKMDSIYSAAMDAGALGGKVLGAGGGGFLLFYVKPEIQMTVRERLKDLVYVDFDIDYSGSKIVVFEPNGLQKL, encoded by the coding sequence GTGATTATCAGTAGAACACCTTTTCGAGCCTCTCTTTTTGGTGGTGGGTCAGACTATCCCAAATGGTATCGGCAATTCGGGGGGAGCGTTCTCGGGTTCGCCATTAATAAATATTGTTATATTAGTTTAAGGTCTCTCCCCCCCTTTTTTGAACACAAGCACCGTGTTGTCTATTCGCGTGTTGAGACTGTAAATGAACTATCAGAGATTGAACATCCTGCGGTACGTCATATTCTGATTGAAAAGGGTATTAATTCAGGAATTGAAATCCACCACGATGGCGACCTGCCTGCACGCTCTGGAATTGGCTCAAGTTCTTCATTCAGCGTCGGGTTGTTGCACGCATTAGCCGCATCGAACGGAAATATGGTTTCCAAGCAGGAGCTTGCAATTGAAGCGATTCATTTTGAGCAAGAAATTATGAAAGAGCACGTCGGCTCTCAGGACCAGGTATGGGCCGCATATGGTGGCATGAATCGAATTGATTTTTACAGAGATGACAAATTCGATGTTGCTCCTCTGATGCTTAGAAAAGAGCGCCAAGAAAAGCTTATGGGATCCCTAATGCTCTTCTTCAGCGGGGTATCAAGATTTGCGCCCGAAATTGCAAAAGATAAAATCGCCAATCTAAGTCAACGGGAAAACCATATGGTTCGCATGGTGGAAATGGTCAAAGAGGCAGAAGAAATTTTGAGCAATCCAGAACGCGACGTAGATGAAATCGGCTCTTTGTTACATGAGTCTTGGATGTTAAAACGTGAGCTTGCGAAGAATGTAACAACAGAAAAGATGGATTCAATCTACAGCGCCGCGATGGACGCCGGTGCCTTAGGGGGGAAAGTTCTTGGGGCCGGAGGAGGTGGGTTTCTACTTTTTTATGTAAAGCCGGAAATCCAGATGACCGTGCGGGAACGGTTAAAAGATCTTGTATATGTAGATTTCGATATCGATTATTCTGGAAGTAAAATTGTTGTTTTCGAACCAAATGGCTTGCAGAAATTATGA
- a CDS encoding radical SAM protein: MGNVSNKYLGLRILIISRLLLGGKLSILKIWNAVVCYGSFFLRRKTSSKSPYLINFELWNECNESCVFCRSDNNEIYDSNPGGDGSVISKGKLKFETYLKVLDEFSSRLMLAIPYINGEPLMSKDIYKAIQAATDRKVGTMIASNGILLNESNSRKLLTAGLDCLKVHISGFTTPVHSIQHRRGDVEKIKKNLIRLVEIRKEVGSNAIILLDFIKYEHNKHELELARKFAQDLGILFNIRPGNPRGMESSEPLQSTAKLPTDVPCAWLWTVLTIDWNGAVYPCCEHVVWTDVPAYGWADKENLSQIWNGADAKAMRTTHLSQGRTPIPICAKCPLQGVKFKW, from the coding sequence ATGGGTAATGTTTCAAACAAATACCTAGGCTTGCGCATACTTATAATTTCCAGGTTGCTTCTGGGTGGAAAGCTTTCAATTCTCAAAATTTGGAATGCCGTAGTATGTTATGGAAGCTTTTTTCTCCGCCGCAAAACGTCGAGCAAATCACCCTACCTCATAAACTTTGAACTTTGGAATGAGTGTAATGAGAGTTGCGTTTTTTGCCGTTCCGACAATAACGAAATTTATGATAGTAATCCGGGGGGCGACGGTAGTGTTATTTCCAAAGGAAAGTTAAAATTTGAAACCTATTTGAAAGTTCTGGACGAATTTTCCAGCCGGCTCATGCTAGCAATCCCGTATATCAATGGCGAACCGTTGATGTCAAAAGACATATACAAAGCTATTCAAGCTGCAACAGATCGTAAAGTCGGCACGATGATTGCCTCAAATGGCATTTTGTTAAATGAGTCAAACAGCCGCAAGCTTCTCACTGCTGGTCTGGATTGCCTAAAGGTTCATATCAGCGGGTTCACTACTCCAGTTCATTCCATCCAGCATCGTCGTGGCGATGTTGAGAAGATCAAAAAAAACCTGATCCGATTAGTGGAGATACGAAAGGAAGTGGGCAGCAATGCAATCATATTGCTCGATTTCATTAAATACGAACATAACAAACACGAACTAGAACTCGCGCGTAAATTTGCTCAGGATCTTGGAATTCTCTTTAACATACGCCCGGGAAATCCACGAGGAATGGAGTCCAGTGAGCCTCTTCAGTCCACAGCTAAATTGCCAACAGACGTTCCCTGTGCCTGGCTCTGGACAGTTTTAACGATCGACTGGAACGGTGCGGTATACCCCTGTTGTGAACATGTTGTCTGGACGGATGTTCCCGCTTATGGATGGGCGGATAAAGAAAATTTATCGCAAATCTGGAATGGGGCTGATGCTAAGGCAATGCGCACTACACACCTGAGCCAAGGTCGAACGCCCATTCCAATTTGTGCAAAATGCCCCCTTCAGGGCGTAAAATTCAAATGGTAG
- a CDS encoding glycosyltransferase family 2 protein — protein MLLSVVFSFRNEEKVLEELISTTASVLSGADIDFELIFVNDNSDDNSLEILKSHRAKDERIKIVNMSRRFGVSPCVMAGMRFAKGDAVVYLDADLQDPPEVIPKMVALFNNGADVVHTVRTERSGESAGKMWITSWAYKVINRISDISLPENAGDFKLISRRVVAELIKLNEYQPYTRGLIPWVGFRQETIEYKRNSRFAGETKFPLFQSRGPLNEFVKGITSFSEIPLYLSLFIGFSVSALSFLYLIVVLFKKLNGWNLPGWTAIMGVTLLLGGIILFTNGVIGIYIGRIYNNVKGRPAYIIDDTIGFEESPPDDNGRQQS, from the coding sequence ATGCTTCTTTCTGTCGTTTTCTCTTTCAGAAATGAGGAAAAGGTATTGGAGGAACTGATTAGCACAACCGCGTCAGTGCTATCTGGAGCCGATATTGATTTCGAACTAATTTTCGTAAACGACAATTCCGATGATAATTCTCTGGAAATCCTTAAATCTCATAGGGCAAAAGACGAGCGAATTAAAATAGTCAATATGTCCCGGCGTTTTGGTGTATCCCCTTGCGTGATGGCGGGAATGCGTTTCGCAAAAGGCGATGCGGTTGTTTATCTAGATGCCGATTTGCAAGACCCTCCTGAAGTAATCCCAAAAATGGTTGCACTGTTTAATAATGGTGCGGATGTCGTCCATACAGTGCGTACAGAACGTTCTGGTGAGAGCGCCGGTAAGATGTGGATTACAAGCTGGGCTTACAAGGTAATCAATAGGATATCTGATATAAGTTTGCCCGAGAACGCAGGGGATTTTAAGTTGATCAGCCGACGTGTGGTCGCTGAACTTATTAAGCTGAATGAATATCAACCCTATACGAGAGGTCTGATTCCTTGGGTCGGCTTCCGACAGGAAACCATCGAATACAAACGCAACTCGCGATTTGCCGGTGAAACAAAATTCCCACTCTTCCAAAGCCGAGGTCCGCTGAATGAGTTTGTGAAGGGAATTACTTCGTTTTCAGAAATCCCCTTATATTTATCGCTATTTATTGGATTTAGCGTTTCAGCTTTATCCTTTCTTTATCTTATTGTCGTTCTTTTCAAAAAATTGAATGGATGGAATCTGCCGGGGTGGACGGCAATAATGGGGGTCACATTGCTTCTTGGCGGGATTATTTTGTTCACAAATGGTGTGATCGGAATTTATATCGGAAGAATTTATAACAATGTTAAAGGCCGGCCAGCCTATATTATTGATGATACGATTGGCTTTGAGGAATCGCCACCAGATGATAACGGTCGGCAACAATCTTAA